The Anguilla anguilla isolate fAngAng1 chromosome 19, fAngAng1.pri, whole genome shotgun sequence genome has a segment encoding these proteins:
- the LOC118218673 gene encoding endosome/lysosome-associated apoptosis and autophagy regulator family member 2-like, translated as MEGRKHPISHGVFTVFYLMPFSFLIQSGLVILCSFQWTVVAKDLPQCKETDYYFEYTECDSTGSRWRVAIPQRLGTCTGLPDPVSGTDCTFSCGAGEFLEMSAQQCTQCAAGTYSLGSGMRFDEWDDIPPGFTSLATYMDSGPAGEDTLTCSNSSWAPQGNYLESNRDECTVSLIYAVHLKKQGSVSFVYQYVDNNIFFEFFIQNDQCQEMDQTSDQKWIKLTNNGEWGTHTVDLKSGTNILYWRTTGILLGTKVVKPVLLKNVQIEGVAYTSECFPCKPGTFSKTPGSSSCDLCPRNTFSGKGASSCTHCDKDKQYAPEGSAECKEKPACSKKDYFQIHTPCDSEGKTQITYRWIEPKICVENVTGAVTLPPSGRREPCPPCNPGFYNNDTATCTPCPPGTYSNGVKACQKCPAGTEPALGYEYKWWNVLPANMKTSCFNVGNTKCDGMNGWEVAGDHIRSGAGSSDNDYLILNLRVPGFQLPTSVSRTTGSEFGRITFIFETICSADCELYFMMDVNRKSTNVVESWEGSKEKQSYTHIMTKNASVSYTWAFQRTNQAQDIRQYVNDIVKIYSITVTNAQDGVASSCHACALVSQQSGSSCVPCPAGHYIDKDTNQCMECPPDTYLSGHQIYGKESCVPCGPGSRSNKDHSLCFSDCSFSHVDQNRTLTYDFSPLGPVGSIMNGPSFTSKGTKYFHFFNISLCGHEGKRAAVCTDNVTDLSNKDLQGDSSEFVNYVETFVCQSTIIPSDGRGFRTALSSQSISLADTFLGATVESSLSDITVSSDLFPETSKKVPDVNFFYRSPQATSSCDKGRNAVITLRCNPEKPARGELGVSSKCPAGTCDGCTFNFLWESASACPRCTEADYHEIEGACKGAVQDTLYVWNEPKLCTEGVSLPGKKTSPCEAIDFWLKVGAGIGAFVAVLLVSLTCYFWKKNKKLEYKYSRLVMTANKECELPAADSCAIMEGEDNEDEVVYPNKPSLLGKLKSIATKGNGESCESVQLKSSKPERWVWG; from the exons CGTTCTCCTGCGGTGCCGGAGAGTTCCTGGAGATGTCGGCCCAGCAGTGCACGCAGTGCGCCGCCGGCACCTACTCCCTGGGGAGCGGGATGCGCTTCGACGAGTGGGACGACATCCCGCCCGGCTTCACCAGCCTGGCCACCTACATGGACAGCGGCCCGGCCGGGGAGGACACCCTGACCTGCAGCAA CTCCTCCTGGGCGCCCCAGGGGAACTACCTGGAGTCGAACCGCGACGAGTGCACTGTGTCGCTCATCTACGCCGTGCACCTGAAGAAGCAGGGCTCCGTCTCCTTCGTGTACCAGTACGTGGACAACAACATCTTCTTCGAGTTCTTC attcagaatgATCAGTGTCAGGAGATGGACCAAACGTCGGACCAAAAGTGGATCAAACTGACCAACAACGGAGAGTGGGGGACCCACACC gtcGACTTAAAGTCCGGGACTAACATCCTGTACTGGAGGACCACTGGGATTCTGCTGGGCACTAAGGTGGTCAAACCGGTGCTGCTGAAGAACGTTCAGATCGAAG GGGTGGCCTACACATCCGAGTGCTTCCCATGCAAGCCTGGGACCTTCAGCAAAACCCCGGGGTCATCGTCCTGCGACCTCTGTCCCAGAAACACCTTCTCCGGCAAGGGAGCCAGCTCCTGCACCCACTGTGACAAGGACAAGCAATACGCAC CCGAGGGGTCGGCAGAGTGCAAGGAGAAGCCGGCCTGCTCCAAGAAGGATTACTTCCAGATCCACACGCCCTGCGACAGCGAAGGGAAG ACGCAGATCACGTACAGGTGGATCGAGCCCAAGATCTGCGTGGAGAACGTGACGGGGGCCGTGACGCTGCCCCCCTCCGGCAGACGGGAGCCGTGCCCGCCCTGCAACCCCGGCTTCTACAACAACGACACGGCCACctgcaccccctgcccccccggcACCTACTCCAACGGGGTCAAAG CTTGCCAGAAGTGCCCAGCGGGCACGGAGCCGGCACTGGGCTACGAGTACAAGTGGTGGAACGTGCTGCCCGCCAACATGAAGACCTCCTGCTTCAACGTGGGCAACACCAAGTGCGACGGCATGAACG GTTGGGAGGTGGCTGGCGATCACATCCGCAGCGGGGCGGGGAGCTCGGACAACGATTACCTCATCCTGAACCTGCGGGTCCCTGGCTTCCA gCTTCCAACATCTGTGTCCAGGACCACTGGCTCCGAGTTTGGCCGAATCACCTTCATCTTTGAAACCATCTGCTCCGCGGACTGCGAGCTCTACTTCATGATG gatgtGAACAGGAAGAGCACCAACGTGGTGGAGTCGTGGGAGGGCAGCAAGGAGAAGCAGTCGTACACCCACATCATGACCAAAAATGCCTCCGTGTCCTACACCTGGGCTTTCCAGAGGACCAACCAGGCCCAGGAC ATCAGACAGTACGTCAACGACATCGTGAAGATCTACTCCATCACGGTGACCAACGCCCAGGACGGGGTGGCCTCCTCCTGCCACGCCTGCGCCCTGGTGTCCCAGCAGTCGGGCTCGTCCTGCGTCCCCTGTCCCGCCGGCCACTACATCGACAAGGACACCAACCAGTGCATGGAGTGCCCCCCCGACACCTACCTCTCCGGGCACCAGATCTACGGCAAGGAGTCCTGCGTGCCCTGTGGGCCTGGCAGCAGGAGCAACAAg GACCACTCCCTCTGCTTCAGCGACTGCTCCTTCTCCCACGTGGACCAGAACCGGACCCTGACCTACGACTTCAGCCCGCTGGGCCCGGTGGGCTCCATCATGAACGGGCCCAGCTTCACTTCCAAGGGCACTAAGTACTTCCACTTCTTCAACATCAGCCTGTGCGGGCACGAG GGCAAAAGGGCAGCGGTGTGCACCGACAACGTGACGGACCTGTCCAACAAGGACCTGCAGGGCGACTCCAGCGAGTTCGTCAACTACGTGGAGACCTTCGTCTGTCAGTCAACCATCATCCCCTCAGATGGGCGGGGCTTCAGAACGGCTCTCTCCTCACAGTCCATCAGCCTGGCGGACACTTTCCTGG GAGCCACAGTGGagagctctctctctgacaTCACCGTGAGTTCGGACCTGTTCCCCGAAACGTCGAAGAAAGTACCGGACGTGAACTTCTTCTATCG GTCTCCCCAGGCAACATCATCATGTGATAAGGGGCGTAACGCAGTGATCACGCTGCGGTGTAACCCGGAGAAGCCTGCCCGGGGGGAGCTGGGGGTCTCCAG caAGTGCCCTGCCGGCACCTGTGATGGCTGCACCTTCAACTTCCTGTGGGAGAGTGCCAGCGCCTGCCCGCGCTGCACGGAGGCGGACTACCACGAGATCGAGGGTGCCTGCAAGGGCGCGGTCCAG GACACGCTGTACGTGTGGAACGAGCCGAAGCTGTGCACCGAGGGGGTGTCCCTCCCCGGGAAGAAGACCTCGCCCTGCGAGGCCATCGACTTCTGGCTGAAGGTGGGGGCCGGCATCGGGGCCTTCGTCGCGGTCCTGCTCGTCTCCCTCACCTGCTACTTCtggaagaagaacaagaa GCTGGAGTACAAGTACTCGCGGCTGGTGATGACGGCCAATAAGGAGTGCGAGCTGCCGGCCGCGGACAGCTGCGCCATCATGGAGGGCGAGGACAACGAGGACGAGGTGGTGTACCCCAACAAGCCCTCCCTGCTGGGGAAGCTCAAGTCCATCGCCACCAAG GGAAACGGAGAGAGCTGCGAGTCTGTCCAGCTGAAGTCCTCAAAGCCAGAACGATGGGTGTGGGGATAG